A genome region from Pygocentrus nattereri isolate fPygNat1 chromosome 6, fPygNat1.pri, whole genome shotgun sequence includes the following:
- the LOC119263559 gene encoding uncharacterized protein LOC119263559: protein MASRTTKGRAVATSSTGPAKANAPSPPRVSGESDNPAQTPVTAVSPSQIMAFKDELVAALRADFASIFKDEIRVVFESEISAIKQEMQDAKTEISNFKTDIRKDVEAMENTMEQMERGLSGCSDDVVALQRTVQQLSNQVAALEDKCEDLEGRSRRNNIRIIGVPEGVGSSSVSAVSALLKDAFQLEKAPLLDRAHRTLQPPPKQGATPRAIVARLHYFHDCSNILRLARERKRVAVNDLTISVYPDYTAKVARARAAFNDIRQQLRGIEGLRFGILHPARLRITYKGVEKNFTSPVDAQKYIAQDIIK from the coding sequence ATGGCCAGCAGGACCACTAAAGGGCGTGCTGTGGCCACTTCTTCGACTGGGCCTGCTAAAGCTAACGCGCCGTCACCCCCAAGGGTCTCGGGTGAGTCCGATAACCCCGCTCAAACACCTGTGACGGCGGTAAGCCCTTCTCAAATCATGGCCTTCAAAGACGAGTTAGTGGCAGCGTTGCGAGCGGATTTTGCGAGCATTTTCAAGGATGAGATCCGAGTGGTGTTTGAAAGCGAAATTTCTGCTATTAAACAGGAGATGCAAGATGCCAAAACGGAAATTTCtaactttaagactgatataaggAAGGATGTTGAAGCGATGGAAAACACCATGGAGCAGATGGAAAGGGGGCTTTCTGGATGTTCAGATGACGTTGTGGCATTACAGCGCACTGTACAACAACTTTCAAACCAGGTGGCGGCCTTAGAGGACAAATGTGAGGATCTGGAAGGAAGGTCCAGACGTAATAACATTCGGATAATAGGGGTACCAGAGGGCGTAGGCAGCAGCAGCGTGTCGGCAGTCTCCGCACTCTTGAAGGACGCCTTTCAGCTAGAAAAGGCCCCTCTACTGGATAGAGCACACCGCACCTTACAGCCACCCCCGAAGCAAGGAGCAACCCCTAGAGCCATAGTGGCCCGTCTTCACTATTTTCATGATTGCTCTAACATCTTGCGACTTGCCAGAGAAAGGAAACGTGTGGCTGTGAACGACTTGACCATCTCAGTGTATCCGGATTATACAGCGAAAGTCGCCCGGGCGCGAGCAGCCTTCAATGACATCAGACAGCAGTTGCGTGGCATCGAGGGACTTCGTTTTGGCATACTTCATCCGGCTAGGCTTCGCATCACTTACAAAGGAGTGGAGAAGAATTTCACATCGCCAGTTGATGCCCAGAAGTACATCGCACAAGATATTATAAAATAA